One genomic window of Tenacibaculum tangerinum includes the following:
- a CDS encoding GNAT family N-acetyltransferase, whose translation MTPSDFIIREIKPQDNADMAKVIRSVITELGAPKVGTAYEDKATDEMYETYQKEKARYFVVEYQDTVVGGAGYAQLENCKENICELQKMYFLPVARGKGLGSKLINFCLNKAKEHGFKHCYLETLPYMKAATALYRKNGFIDLEKPMGNTGHYSCNVWMLKGL comes from the coding sequence ATGACTCCTTCTGATTTTATTATTCGAGAAATAAAACCACAAGATAATGCCGATATGGCTAAGGTAATTCGCAGTGTAATTACGGAGCTTGGTGCTCCTAAGGTGGGTACTGCTTATGAAGACAAGGCTACCGATGAAATGTACGAAACGTATCAAAAAGAAAAGGCAAGATACTTTGTCGTTGAATATCAAGATACTGTTGTTGGTGGTGCTGGTTATGCTCAGTTAGAGAATTGCAAAGAAAATATTTGTGAATTGCAAAAAATGTACTTTTTGCCAGTAGCCAGAGGCAAAGGCTTAGGAAGTAAATTAATTAATTTTTGTTTGAACAAAGCCAAGGAACACGGTTTTAAGCACTGTTATTTAGAAACGCTCCCCTACATGAAAGCTGCAACGGCATTGTATAGAAAAAATGGCTTTATTGATTTAGAGAAGCCGATGGGAAATACAGGACATTATTCTTGTAATGTATGGATGTTAAAGGGTTTATAA
- a CDS encoding LEA type 2 family protein, translated as MKKIIYFLPFLLLAMSCSVKQKPIFLKVDDVKLLSVSADTITLGANAYFENPNDIGGKIATDEIKVFIDEVAVAQVSSEEFKVPARKEFHIPLKVVIPSRTIFENNKNGILGGILNSLMNQRFKVHFKGDLTYKVLGFSHVYTIDKVEDVKIKF; from the coding sequence ATGAAGAAAATAATTTATTTTTTACCTTTTTTATTACTAGCAATGAGTTGCTCGGTAAAACAAAAACCAATCTTTTTAAAGGTTGATGATGTTAAGTTATTATCAGTCTCAGCCGATACTATTACGTTAGGGGCTAACGCTTATTTTGAAAACCCAAATGATATCGGAGGTAAAATAGCTACGGACGAAATAAAGGTGTTTATAGATGAAGTAGCCGTTGCACAAGTTTCTTCAGAAGAGTTTAAAGTTCCGGCTCGTAAAGAATTTCACATTCCTTTAAAAGTGGTTATTCCTTCAAGAACAATATTTGAAAATAATAAAAACGGAATTTTAGGAGGAATCTTGAACTCCTTGATGAATCAGCGTTTTAAAGTTCATTTTAAAGGAGATTTAACATACAAGGTATTGGGTTTTTCACATGTATATACAATTGATAAGGTAGAAGATGTAAAAATTAAATTTTAA
- the rpsA gene encoding 30S ribosomal protein S1, with product MSEETKNTAEAVNPAQFLATFNWHKYEEGIDEVDESKLQEFEKALEGTVGFVNERDVIEGEVVRITDRDAIIDINSKSEGVISLNEFRYNPNLAVGDKVEVLVDKREDASGQLVLSHKKARVIKAWDRVNNAHETGEIVNGFVKCRTRGGMIVDVFGIEAFLPGSQIDVKPIRDYDQYVEKTMEFKVVKINHEFKNVVVSHKALIEADLEDQKREIIGQLEKGQVLEGVVKNITSYGVFVDLGGVDGLIHITDLSWSRINHPNEVVELDQKLNVVILDFDDNKSRIQLGLKQLSAHPWEALNSDLKVGDKVKGKVVVLADYGAFVEVEEGVEGLIHVSEMSWSTHLRSAQDFVKVGDEVEAQILTLDREERKMSLGMKQLHPDPWTDITSKYPVGSKHTGTVRNYTNFGVFVELEEGIDGLVYISDLSWTKKIKHPSDFVTVGDQLEVQVLELDVENRKLNLGHKQTQDNPWDAHEDTYSIGSIHEGTIKEKNDKGATVVFADGVEAFAPTRFLEKEDGGKLAKGDEVKFQVTEFSKEYRRIVVSHTSIFREEEQKNIKAAAAKAQEVEKTTLGDIGGLAELKKKMEGK from the coding sequence ATGTCTGAAGAAACAAAAAACACAGCAGAAGCTGTAAATCCAGCACAATTTTTAGCAACTTTTAACTGGCATAAATACGAAGAAGGTATTGATGAAGTTGATGAGTCTAAATTACAAGAATTTGAAAAAGCCTTAGAAGGTACGGTAGGGTTCGTAAACGAGCGCGATGTTATCGAAGGTGAAGTAGTACGTATTACCGATCGTGATGCAATTATCGACATCAACTCTAAGTCGGAAGGTGTAATTTCGTTAAACGAATTCCGTTACAACCCAAATTTAGCTGTTGGAGACAAAGTAGAAGTATTGGTTGACAAAAGAGAAGACGCTTCAGGTCAATTGGTATTATCTCACAAAAAAGCACGTGTAATCAAAGCTTGGGATCGTGTAAACAACGCACACGAAACTGGTGAAATCGTTAACGGTTTTGTGAAGTGTAGAACTCGTGGAGGTATGATCGTTGACGTATTTGGTATTGAAGCATTCTTACCAGGTTCTCAAATCGATGTGAAGCCTATCCGTGACTACGATCAATATGTAGAAAAAACTATGGAATTCAAAGTGGTGAAAATTAACCACGAATTTAAGAACGTAGTCGTATCTCATAAAGCATTAATCGAAGCTGATTTAGAAGATCAAAAACGTGAAATTATCGGTCAATTAGAAAAAGGACAAGTACTAGAAGGTGTAGTTAAAAACATTACTTCGTACGGTGTATTTGTTGACTTAGGAGGTGTTGACGGATTAATTCACATTACTGATTTATCTTGGTCTCGTATCAACCACCCGAACGAAGTTGTTGAATTAGATCAAAAATTAAACGTAGTAATCTTAGACTTTGATGATAACAAGTCTAGAATTCAATTAGGATTAAAACAATTATCTGCTCACCCATGGGAAGCTTTAAATTCTGATTTAAAAGTTGGTGATAAAGTAAAAGGTAAAGTAGTTGTTTTAGCTGATTATGGTGCCTTTGTAGAGGTTGAAGAAGGAGTAGAAGGATTAATCCACGTATCTGAAATGTCATGGTCAACACACTTACGTTCTGCACAAGATTTCGTAAAAGTTGGTGATGAAGTAGAAGCTCAAATCTTAACATTAGACCGCGAAGAGCGTAAAATGTCATTAGGTATGAAGCAATTACACCCAGATCCATGGACAGATATTACTTCTAAATACCCAGTAGGTTCTAAACACACTGGTACGGTACGTAACTACACTAACTTTGGTGTATTCGTAGAGTTAGAAGAAGGTATTGACGGATTGGTATATATCTCTGATTTATCTTGGACTAAGAAAATTAAGCACCCATCAGATTTCGTAACTGTAGGTGACCAATTAGAAGTTCAAGTATTAGAATTAGATGTAGAGAACCGTAAATTGAACTTAGGTCACAAGCAAACTCAAGACAACCCTTGGGATGCTCATGAAGACACTTATTCAATCGGATCTATTCACGAAGGTACTATCAAAGAGAAGAATGATAAAGGTGCTACTGTAGTATTTGCTGATGGTGTTGAAGCGTTCGCTCCAACTCGTTTCTTAGAAAAAGAAGACGGAGGTAAATTAGCTAAAGGAGACGAAGTTAAGTTTCAAGTAACTGAGTTTAGTAAAGAATACCGCAGAATCGTAGTTTCTCATACTTCTATCTTTAGAGAAGAAGAACAAAAGAACATCAAAGCTGCTGCTGCTAAAGCTCAAGAAGTAGAAAAAACTACTTTAGGAGATATCGGTGGATTAGCTGAGTTAAAGAAGAAAATGGAAGGAAAATAA
- a CDS encoding NADP-dependent isocitrate dehydrogenase: MSIQLKEKQEITESTMTPVKIAIANGDGIGPEIMKATLRIMEAAGARIEPEFIELGKKVYSSGNTSGITNDAWDVIKKNKIILKAPITTPQGKGYKSLNVTLRKSLGLFANVRPVQALSPYVQTHFPNLDVVIIRENEEDLYAGIEHRQTQDVYQCLKLITRPGCERIIRYAFEYAKAFGRKKVTCMVKDNIMKITDGLFHQVFDEIANEYPEIENNTQIIDIGSAHLAAKPEKYDVIVTTNLYGDIISDIAAEIGGSVGMCGSANIGSKVAMFEAIHGSAPDIAGKGIANPSGLINASISMLSYIGQTNVADTIKNAWLTTLEQGYHTADIFNETYSLAKVSTEQFTDKIIQNLGNKPVKLPISNLSSGTGNINIPNYVRKQQEKKLVGVDVFLDWQGNDANKLGELLSDVDLYKMKLKMITNRGVKVYPKGLDETFCTDHWRCRFVGKQSQINGALSYQNIVYEQVISLLFKLNEIGFDVIKTENLYEFDGNRGFSLGQGE, translated from the coding sequence ATGAGCATTCAACTAAAAGAAAAACAAGAAATTACAGAAAGCACAATGACTCCTGTAAAAATTGCCATCGCCAACGGTGATGGTATTGGTCCAGAAATAATGAAAGCAACATTGCGAATAATGGAAGCTGCTGGAGCTAGAATTGAACCCGAATTTATAGAACTTGGAAAAAAAGTATACTCATCTGGTAACACCTCTGGTATAACCAATGATGCTTGGGATGTTATTAAAAAAAATAAGATCATTTTAAAAGCTCCTATTACTACTCCTCAAGGAAAGGGTTATAAAAGTTTGAATGTAACTTTACGCAAATCATTAGGTTTGTTTGCTAATGTTAGACCTGTACAAGCATTGTCTCCTTATGTACAAACACATTTTCCTAATTTAGATGTTGTTATTATTAGAGAAAATGAAGAAGACTTATACGCAGGAATAGAACACAGACAAACTCAAGATGTTTATCAATGTTTAAAATTAATTACAAGACCAGGCTGTGAACGCATTATTAGATATGCTTTTGAGTATGCCAAAGCTTTTGGTAGAAAAAAAGTCACATGCATGGTTAAAGACAATATTATGAAAATCACTGATGGTTTGTTTCATCAAGTGTTTGATGAAATAGCCAATGAGTATCCTGAAATAGAGAATAATACACAAATTATTGACATAGGATCTGCTCATTTAGCTGCCAAACCAGAAAAATATGATGTAATCGTAACAACAAATCTTTACGGTGATATTATTTCAGATATTGCAGCGGAAATTGGTGGCTCGGTTGGCATGTGCGGTTCAGCAAATATTGGAAGTAAAGTTGCTATGTTTGAAGCCATTCATGGCTCTGCACCAGATATTGCAGGAAAAGGTATCGCTAATCCTTCAGGTTTAATTAATGCTTCTATCTCAATGCTATCTTACATAGGGCAAACTAACGTAGCCGACACAATTAAAAATGCATGGTTAACCACCTTAGAACAAGGGTATCATACTGCCGATATTTTTAATGAAACTTATAGTTTAGCAAAAGTTAGTACTGAACAATTTACTGATAAAATCATACAGAATTTGGGAAATAAACCTGTAAAACTACCGATAAGTAATCTTTCAAGCGGAACAGGAAATATTAACATTCCAAACTATGTACGTAAACAACAAGAAAAAAAACTAGTGGGTGTTGATGTTTTTTTAGATTGGCAAGGAAATGATGCAAACAAACTAGGAGAGCTATTATCTGATGTAGATCTTTACAAGATGAAACTTAAAATGATTACAAATAGAGGTGTAAAAGTGTATCCAAAGGGTCTTGATGAAACTTTTTGCACCGATCACTGGAGGTGTAGATTTGTAGGTAAACAATCGCAAATTAATGGCGCATTGTCATACCAAAACATTGTTTATGAACAAGTAATTTCTTTATTATTCAAATTAAATGAAATAGGTTTTGATGTTATTAAAACAGAAAACTTATATGAGTTCGATGGAAATAGAGGATTTTCTTTGGGGCAAGGAGAATAA
- a CDS encoding HAD-IA family hydrolase, translating into MIKNIIFDFGDVFINLDKEATYRELARLGVTEISEDMMQHYYQYEMGLITTDDFVSYFHDKFSISKEDLIRSWNAILLDFPEHRLHFIKELAASKQYRLFLLSNTNDLHISWIQDNWGEELYTEFKNCFEQFYLSHEINLRKPNTDIFEFVLKENKLQASETFFIDDTKENTDAAQQLGIHVWNNCPKTEDVVDLLTKQAFK; encoded by the coding sequence ATGATTAAAAACATCATTTTCGATTTTGGTGATGTATTCATCAATTTAGACAAAGAAGCAACGTATAGAGAACTGGCTAGATTAGGAGTTACAGAAATTTCTGAAGACATGATGCAACACTATTATCAATACGAAATGGGATTGATAACTACGGATGATTTTGTGTCTTATTTTCACGATAAATTCAGTATTTCAAAAGAAGACTTAATCCGCTCTTGGAATGCGATTTTGTTAGACTTTCCTGAGCATAGGCTGCATTTTATAAAAGAATTGGCAGCCAGTAAACAATACCGATTGTTTTTGTTGAGTAATACCAACGATTTACACATTTCTTGGATTCAAGATAACTGGGGAGAAGAGTTGTATACTGAGTTTAAAAACTGCTTTGAGCAGTTTTATTTATCACACGAAATCAATCTTAGAAAACCAAATACCGATATCTTTGAATTTGTTTTGAAGGAAAACAAGCTACAAGCCTCTGAAACCTTTTTTATAGACGACACTAAAGAAAATACTGATGCGGCACAGCAGTTAGGAATTCATGTATGGAACAATTGCCCAAAAACAGAAGACGTGGTTGATTTGTTAACAAAACAAGCTTTTAAATAG
- the prmC gene encoding peptide chain release factor N(5)-glutamine methyltransferase, with product MLLKQYKSYFSEQLATVYPKTEIDTFFFLLIEEYLGLQRIDVALQPTMELSTDKKTLLDKALEQLKKEEPIQYILGKTEFFGLPFNVTTNTLIPRPETEELVEWILDSITKNKENEVITNNREKSGKKITILDIGTGTGCIPISLKKNLPNASVHAIDVSKEALIVAKQNAILNNVDVSFVQQDILTTEKLSGNFDIIVSNPPYVRELEKIAIKKNVLENEPHLALFVENDAPLVFYEKIADLAKVHMKERGMLFFEINQYLGKETVRMLQNKGFKQIELRKDLFGNNRMIKTIFK from the coding sequence ATGCTATTAAAGCAATACAAATCTTATTTCTCTGAACAGTTAGCCACCGTCTATCCAAAAACCGAAATTGATACTTTTTTCTTTTTATTAATAGAAGAATATCTAGGACTACAACGAATCGATGTTGCATTACAGCCTACTATGGAGCTTTCTACGGATAAAAAAACGTTATTAGACAAGGCTTTAGAGCAATTAAAAAAAGAAGAACCCATTCAGTATATCTTAGGTAAAACCGAATTTTTCGGACTCCCTTTCAATGTAACTACTAATACATTAATTCCTCGTCCTGAAACCGAAGAATTGGTGGAATGGATATTAGATAGTATTACAAAAAACAAAGAAAATGAGGTTATTACCAACAATAGAGAGAAATCTGGAAAAAAAATAACTATTCTAGATATAGGTACAGGTACAGGTTGTATACCTATCAGCTTAAAAAAGAACTTACCAAATGCTAGTGTTCATGCGATAGATGTTTCAAAAGAAGCTTTAATAGTTGCTAAACAAAATGCAATACTAAACAACGTTGATGTTTCTTTTGTACAGCAAGATATTTTAACAACCGAAAAATTAAGCGGTAACTTTGATATTATTGTTTCTAATCCGCCGTATGTACGTGAATTAGAAAAAATAGCAATAAAAAAGAATGTATTAGAGAACGAACCCCATTTGGCATTGTTTGTTGAAAATGATGCTCCTTTAGTTTTTTATGAAAAGATTGCTGATTTGGCGAAGGTTCATATGAAAGAAAGAGGAATGCTATTCTTTGAAATCAATCAATATTTAGGAAAAGAAACTGTTAGAATGCTTCAGAACAAGGGTTTTAAACAAATTGAATTACGAAAAGACTTATTTGGAAATAACAGAATGATAAAAACCATTTTTAAATAA
- a CDS encoding PAS domain-containing protein, which yields MSNTRPVPINEERVWDKTKTIKSKTDEVGTITYVNNVFIDVSEYSKEELMGQPHNILRHPDMPKIIFKTLWDNLKKGNNFNAVVKNLTKTGKYYWIVTNFDIFKDASGTPTSFLGARSSVPDPVVEVIAPLYEKLIEVEASGGMEESEKYLKEYLADKGGNYISFIKKLLSDQGVDVSSW from the coding sequence ATGAGTAACACAAGACCAGTACCAATCAATGAAGAAAGAGTTTGGGACAAAACGAAAACTATCAAAAGTAAAACCGATGAAGTAGGCACCATTACTTATGTTAACAACGTTTTTATCGATGTAAGCGAGTATAGTAAAGAGGAACTTATGGGACAACCCCATAACATACTAAGGCATCCTGATATGCCTAAAATAATATTTAAAACCCTGTGGGATAACCTTAAGAAAGGAAATAATTTTAACGCAGTGGTAAAGAACCTTACAAAGACAGGTAAATATTATTGGATCGTAACAAATTTTGATATCTTTAAAGATGCATCTGGTACACCAACCTCTTTCCTAGGAGCAAGAAGTTCAGTGCCAGACCCAGTTGTAGAAGTTATTGCACCTTTATATGAAAAGCTAATTGAAGTTGAAGCTTCAGGCGGTATGGAAGAAAGCGAAAAATACTTAAAGGAATATTTAGCAGACAAAGGAGGAAACTACATCTCTTTTATTAAAAAATTATTATCTGATCAAGGAGTAGACGTTAGTTCTTGGTAG
- a CDS encoding IMPACT family protein: MSEIKDTYKTITKPSGETLFKDRNSKFFGYAFPVFSEEEIKERLEELRKQHHTARHHCYAWQLGTEEIRFRANDDGEPSNSAGQPIYGQIQSFEVTNILIVSVRYFGGTKLGVGGLINAYRTSAQLALEASEIVEKTIDIHYKLKFQYDMMNKVQRIIKERNIDIIKQQLELDCEYTISVRKKEAASVFEVFDTLFKVEIKKIN; the protein is encoded by the coding sequence ATGAGTGAAATTAAAGATACGTATAAAACCATCACAAAACCCTCTGGAGAAACACTGTTTAAAGATCGAAATAGTAAATTTTTCGGATACGCTTTTCCCGTTTTTTCAGAAGAAGAGATTAAAGAACGCTTAGAAGAACTTCGCAAACAGCATCATACCGCTCGTCACCATTGCTATGCGTGGCAATTAGGCACCGAAGAAATTCGTTTTCGTGCCAATGACGATGGAGAACCCAGTAACTCTGCTGGTCAACCCATTTACGGACAAATACAATCTTTCGAAGTCACCAATATTTTAATTGTTTCGGTGCGTTATTTCGGAGGAACTAAACTCGGAGTAGGAGGGTTGATTAATGCCTATCGTACTTCTGCACAACTTGCCTTAGAAGCTTCTGAAATTGTGGAGAAAACGATTGATATTCATTATAAACTAAAATTTCAATACGATATGATGAATAAAGTGCAGCGAATTATCAAAGAACGAAACATAGATATTATTAAGCAACAATTGGAATTAGACTGCGAGTACACTATTTCAGTTCGAAAAAAAGAAGCGGCAAGTGTTTTTGAGGTTTTTGATACGTTGTTTAAGGTGGAAATAAAAAAGATAAATTGA
- a CDS encoding EamA family transporter yields the protein MTYLLLSILFSTSLFVIFKYFEVYKVNTLQAIVVNYIVAFVLGMFSANTFGKLATIPLQPWVYGAMFLGFLFIVIFFVMARTAQENGVSVASVAGKMSVVIPIIFGIVLYHESITPLKAFGIGIALIAVYLSSVKEEKEKANGGLLFPILLFLGSGIIDTTLKYVETNFVQVTDVAFFSGSLFGFAAIFGILILVGTQLVSRKKLSFKSVLGGIALGIPNYYSIVFLIKALQTKGVESSTLFTINNVGVVVVSTIVGLFLFKEEFSIKNKIGIALAIFGIILVTIA from the coding sequence ATGACGTACTTACTTCTCAGTATCTTATTTTCGACATCGTTATTTGTAATTTTTAAATATTTTGAAGTTTACAAAGTAAATACCTTACAAGCCATTGTAGTTAACTATATCGTTGCTTTTGTTTTAGGTATGTTTTCTGCCAACACTTTTGGTAAACTCGCTACTATTCCCTTACAACCATGGGTATATGGCGCTATGTTTTTAGGTTTCCTTTTTATCGTAATTTTCTTTGTCATGGCTCGTACCGCTCAAGAAAATGGCGTGTCGGTAGCTTCTGTGGCAGGAAAAATGTCGGTAGTAATTCCCATCATTTTCGGAATCGTATTGTATCATGAAAGTATCACTCCACTAAAAGCTTTTGGAATTGGTATAGCACTCATAGCAGTTTATTTATCGTCAGTAAAAGAAGAAAAAGAAAAGGCGAATGGCGGATTGTTATTTCCTATTTTACTTTTTTTAGGTTCTGGAATTATAGATACCACACTAAAATATGTAGAAACTAATTTTGTACAGGTAACCGATGTTGCATTTTTCTCTGGAAGTTTATTCGGATTTGCAGCAATCTTTGGCATACTCATCTTGGTAGGAACACAATTAGTATCAAGAAAAAAGCTATCGTTTAAAAGCGTGTTAGGCGGTATTGCTTTAGGAATCCCTAACTATTACTCCATAGTATTCTTAATTAAAGCCTTGCAAACAAAAGGGGTAGAAAGCTCTACACTCTTTACAATCAACAATGTTGGTGTGGTGGTGGTTTCTACCATCGTCGGATTGTTTTTATTTAAAGAAGAATTTAGCATAAAAAACAAAATAGGTATTGCCTTGGCAATTTTCGGAATTATTTTGGTTACTATTGCATAA
- the ribD gene encoding bifunctional diaminohydroxyphosphoribosylaminopyrimidine deaminase/5-amino-6-(5-phosphoribosylamino)uracil reductase RibD, which yields MNHKKYIQRCLQLAKNGIGTTRPNPSVGAVIVHNNTIIGEGFTSPYGGSHAEVNAIHAVQNQELLKEATIYVTLEPCSHYGKTPPCADLILEKQIPTIVIGCVDTNSLVAGKGIERLQKAGRNVMVGVCEEACKQQHKRFFTFQNKKRPYIILKWAETKDGFIAPLQKEEQQPVWISNSYSQQLVHKWRSEEQAILVGTNTVIADNPSLTVRSWKGNNPTRVVIDKSLRIPSEVTVFDGKVQTIVLANTNEKRGNKGETVAVTSNDSENSHVLVYEHIDFSSRVAAQICEVLHTHQIQSVIIEGGAQTLQTFIDANLWDEARVFMGDVSFGEGVKRPVLKAKLSSEKKIKNDILRIYRND from the coding sequence TTGAACCACAAAAAGTATATACAACGTTGCTTACAACTGGCAAAAAACGGAATAGGAACTACACGTCCGAATCCTTCTGTAGGAGCAGTAATTGTGCATAATAATACCATAATAGGAGAGGGGTTTACCTCACCTTATGGAGGTTCGCATGCAGAAGTGAATGCTATACATGCGGTACAAAACCAGGAGTTACTAAAAGAAGCAACAATCTATGTTACCTTAGAACCGTGCTCTCACTATGGAAAAACACCCCCTTGTGCCGATTTAATACTCGAAAAACAAATTCCCACTATCGTAATTGGTTGTGTAGATACGAATAGCTTGGTGGCAGGAAAAGGAATAGAACGACTACAAAAAGCAGGAAGAAACGTTATGGTGGGTGTATGTGAAGAAGCCTGTAAACAACAACACAAACGTTTTTTTACCTTTCAAAATAAAAAGCGTCCTTATATCATTTTAAAATGGGCAGAAACGAAAGATGGGTTCATCGCTCCATTGCAAAAAGAGGAGCAACAACCCGTATGGATTTCCAACAGCTATTCTCAGCAATTAGTACACAAATGGCGTAGTGAAGAACAGGCTATTTTAGTAGGCACAAATACGGTCATTGCTGATAATCCGTCATTAACTGTTCGTAGTTGGAAAGGAAACAATCCTACAAGGGTTGTTATTGATAAAAGCCTGCGAATCCCTTCAGAAGTAACTGTTTTTGATGGAAAGGTTCAAACGATTGTTCTTGCTAATACAAATGAGAAAAGAGGAAATAAGGGAGAAACTGTAGCTGTTACTTCGAACGATAGTGAGAACTCCCATGTACTCGTTTACGAACACATCGATTTTTCTTCTCGTGTAGCAGCACAAATTTGTGAGGTGTTGCATACACATCAAATACAATCGGTAATTATTGAAGGAGGCGCACAAACGCTACAAACGTTTATCGATGCAAATTTATGGGATGAAGCCAGAGTATTTATGGGTGATGTATCTTTTGGAGAAGGAGTGAAGCGCCCTGTTTTAAAGGCAAAACTATCTTCCGAAAAAAAAATAAAGAACGATATTTTAAGAATATATAGAAATGATTAA
- a CDS encoding roadblock/LC7 domain-containing protein, which produces MKQTDLQGLIQETKAEKGLIFNSEGQLIDSYGMTKDNNAAAMANMIVTMSNEFFQDTLAIESLKQIVLTSDQGLAIINKYDDDHIVCLLTNDISKAAMIKLSLRQIVLQ; this is translated from the coding sequence ATGAAACAAACAGATTTACAAGGGCTCATACAAGAAACCAAAGCAGAAAAAGGTTTAATATTTAATTCAGAAGGTCAGCTGATAGATTCTTACGGAATGACTAAGGACAACAACGCTGCAGCAATGGCAAATATGATTGTAACCATGTCTAATGAATTTTTTCAGGATACCTTAGCGATAGAGAGCCTGAAACAGATAGTTTTAACTTCAGATCAAGGGTTAGCTATAATAAATAAATATGATGACGATCATATTGTTTGTTTGCTAACAAATGATATTTCTAAAGCGGCAATGATCAAGCTATCATTACGGCAAATAGTACTTCAATAA